The Edwardsiella tarda ATCC 15947 = NBRC 105688 region TCATCGCTTTAGCCAGTGACCATCCCCATCCCTGCCATGTACCTCTGCTCAATATCAACCACGTCGAGGAGATCGCCGACTTCGTACAGAATTGGTTGCAAGCTCAAAAGAGTAGCAAAAGAAAATAAATCCGTCGGTGCGGGAGGATAACTCCCCATCGATATCGAATCATACATAAAGAGGTGCAGGATGATTGGCGTTAAACGCAAAAAAGCCGCTCATTGAGCGGCTTTTTTGCTTTATTTAATGCTTGGCAGTTCCCTACTCTCGCATGGGGAGACCCCACACTACCATCGGCGCTACGGCGTTTCACTTCTGAGTTCGGCATGGGGTCAGGTGGGACCACCGCGCTATCGCCGCCAAGCAAATTCTGTTTGCCAAACTAAACCCCGAAAAAGTGGTGCTGATACCCAGAATCGAACTGGGGACCTCACCCTTACCAAGGGTGCGCTCTACCGACTGAGCCATATCAGCACGCTAAATTTGATGCCTGGCAGTTCCCTACTCTCGCATGGGGAGACCCCACACTACCATCGGCGCTACGGCGTTTCACTTCTGAGTTCGGCATGGGGTCAGGTGGGACCACCGCGCTATCGCCGCCAGGCAAATTCTGTTTCACCAACCGCCATTCAGGCCATTGGTTCCAATCTTGAACAAGCTAAATTCGTCTCTCTAAAACACCTTCGGTGTTGTAAGGTTAAGCCTCACGGATCATTAGTACTGGTTAGCTCAACGTATCGCTACGCTTACACACCCAGCCTATCAACGTCTTAGTCTTAAACGTTCCTTCAGTGGACTCAAGGTCCAAGGGAAGACTCATCTCGAGGCAAGTTTCGCGCTTAGATGCTTTCAGCGCTTATCTCTTCCGCACGTAGCTACCGGGCAATGCAATTGGCATCACAACCCGAACACCAGCGGTGCGTCCACTCCGGTCCTCTCGTACTAGGAGCAGCCCCTCTCAATCTTCCAACGCCCACGGCAGATAGGGACCGAACTGTCTCACGACGTTCTAAACCCAGCTCGCGTACCACTTTAAATGGCGAACAGCCATACCCTTGGGACCTACTTCAGCCCCAGGATGTGATGAGCCGACATCGAGGTGCCAAACACCGCCGTCGATATGAACTCTTGGGCGGTATCAGCCTGTTATCCCCGGAGTACCTTTTATCCGTTGAGCGATGGCCCTTCCATTCAGAACCACCGGATCACTAAGACCTGCTTTCGCACCTGCTCGAGCCGTCACTCTCGCAGTCAAGCTAGCTTATGCCTTTGCACTAACCTCCTGATGTCCGACCAGGATTAGCTAACCTTCGTGCTCCTCCGTTACTCTTTGGGAGGAGACCGCCCCAGTCAAACTACCCACCAGACACTGTCCCTATCCCGGATTACGGGACCAGGTTAGAACATCAAACATTAAAGGGTGGTATTTCAAGGTCGGCTCCATGCAGACTGGCGTCCACACTTCAAAGCCTCCCACCTATCCTACACATCAAGGTTCAATGTTCAGTGTCAAGCTATAGTAAAGGTTCACGGGGTCTTTCCGTCTTGCCGCGGGTACACTGCATCTTCACAGCGAGTTCAATTTCACTGAGTCTCGGGTGGAGACAGCCTGGCCATCATTACGCCATTCGTGCAGGTCGGAACTTACCCGACAAGGAATTTCGCTACCTTAGGACCGTTATAGTTACGGCCGCCGTTTACTGGGGCTTCGATCAAGAGCTTCGCCTTGCGGCTGACCCCATCAATTAACCTTCCAGCACCGGGCAGGCGTCACACCCTATACGTCCACTTTCGTGTTTGCAGAGTGCTGTGTTTTTATTAAACAGTTGCAGCCAGCTGGTATCTTCGACTGGCTTCGGCTCCATCCGCGAGGGACTTCACCTACATGCCAGCGTGCCTTCTCCCGAAGTTACGGCACCATTTTGCCTAGTTCCTTCACCCGAGTTCTCTCAAGCGCCTTGGTATTCTCTACCTGACCACCTGTGTCGGTTTGGGGTACGATTCAGTGTTATCTAGAGCTTAGAGGCTTTTCCTGGAAGCAGGGCATTAACCACTTCAGCACCGTAGTGCCTCGTCATCACGCCTCAGTGTTAAAGATAACCGGATTTGCCAGGTCATCACACCTACACGCTTAAACCGGGACAACCGTCGCCCGGCCGGTCTAGCCTTCTCCGTCCCCCCCTTCGCAATAACACCAAGTACAGGAATATTAACCTGTTTCCCATCGACTACGCCTTTCGGCCTCGCCTTAGGGGTCGACTTACCCTGCCCCGATTAACGTTGGACAGGAACCCTTGGTCTTCCGGCGAGCGGGCTTTTCACCCGCTTTATCGTTACTTATGTCAGCATTCGCACTTCTGATACCTCCAGCAGCCCTCACAGGCCACCTTCACAGGCTTACAGAACGCTCCCCTACCCAACAACACATAGTGTCGCTGCCGCAGCTTCGGTGCATGGTTTAGCCCCGTTACATCTTCCGCGCAGGCCGACTCGACCAGTGAGCTATTACGCTTTCTTTAAATGATGGCTGCTTCTAAGCCAACATCCTGGCTGTCTGTGCCTTCCCACATCGTTTCCCACTTAACCATGACTTTGGGACCTTAGCTGGCGGTCTGGGTTGTTTCCCTCTTCACGACGGACGTTAGCACCCGCCGTGTGTCTCCCGTGATAACATTCTTCGGTATTCGTAGTTTGCATCGGGTTGGTAAGTCGGGATGACCCCCTAGCCGAAACAGTGCTCTACCCCCGAAGATGAGTTCACGAGGCGCTACCTAAATAGCTTTCGGGGAGAACCAGCTATCTCCCGGTTTGATTGGCCTTTCACCCCCAGCCACAAGTCATCCGCTAATTTTTCAACATTAGTCGGTTCGGTCCTCCAGTTAGTGTTACCCAACCTTCAACCTGCCCATGGCTAGATCACCGGGTTTCGGGTCTATACCTTGCAACTAGACGCCCAGTTAAGACTCGGTTTCCCTACGGCTCCCCTATTCGGTTAACCTTGCTACAAAATATAAGTCGCTGACCCATTATACAAAAGGTACGCAGTCACACCCCGAAGGATGCTCCCACTGCTTGTACGTACACGGTTTCAGGTTCTATTTCACTCCCCTCGCCGGGGTTCTTTTCGCCTTTCCCTCACGGTACTGGTTCACTATCGGTCAGTCAGGAGTATTTAGCCTTGGAGGATGGTCCCCCCATATTCAGACAGGATAACACGTGTCCCGCCCTACTCATCGAACTCACAGCTGTGCACCTTCGTGTACGGGGCTATCACCCGGTATCGCGCGACTTTCCAGACGCTTCCACTAATGCACAAACTGATTCAGGTTCTGGGCTCTTCCCCGTTCGCTCGCCGCTACTGGGGGAATCTCGGTTGATTTCTTTTCCTCAGGGTACTTAGATGTTTCAGTTCCCCTGGTTCGCCTCGTTAAGCTATGTATTCACTTAACGATAGTGCAACGGATTGCACTGGGTTTCCCCATTCGGACATCGCCGGCTAATAATGCTTCATATCAGCTCACCGACGCTTATCGCAGATTAGCACGTCCTTCATCGCCTCTGACTGCCTAGGCATCCACCGTGTACGCTTAGTCACTTAACCTCACAACCCGAAGGTGTTTCACTTCGTGCTGTAAGCATTTGAGAGACTCTCGAATCACTTTATTAAAAGCAATTCGATTGTTTTCGAATTTTCAGCTTGTTCCAGATTGTTAAAGAGCAAAATATTTCACAACATGCTGATTTCTCAGTATGTTCTGAAATATGGTGGAGCTATGCGGGATCGAACCGCAGACCTCCTGCGTGCAAAGCAGGCGCTCTCCCAGCTGAGCTATAGCCCCATGACTTTACTGCCGATACCTTATTACCCGCTCCGCTTCACCCAGGAAGGGAGTTGGTAGGCCTGAGTGGACTCGAACCACCGACCTCACCCTTATCAGGGGTGCGCTCTAACCACCTGAGCTACAAGCCTGCATAAGGTATTTGCTCGTTGACATTTACCAGACAATCTGTGTGAGCACTACACAATACTTCGTATTTTCAGGTAAGGAGGTGATCCAACCGCAGGTTCCCCTACGGTTACCTTGTTACGACTTCACCCCAGTCATGAATCACAAAGTGGTAAGCGCCCTCCCGAAGGTTAAGCTACCTACTTCTTTTGCAACCCACTCCCATGGTGTGACGGGCGGTGTGTACAAGGCCCGGGAACGTATTCACCGTGGCATTCTGATCCACGATTACTAGCGATTCCGACTTCATGGAGTCGAGTTGCAGACTCCAATCCGGACTACGACGTACTTTATGAGGTCCGCTTGCTCTCGCGAGGTCGCTTCTCTTTGTATACGCCATTGTAGCACGTGTGTAGCCCTACTCGTAAGGGCCATGATGACTTGACGTCATCCCCACCTTCCTCCAGTTTATCACTGGCAGTCTCCTTTGAGTTCCCGGCCGAACCGCTGGCAACAAAGGATAAGGGTTGCGCTCGTTGCGGGACTTAACCCAACATTTCACAACACGAGCTGACGACAGCCATGCAGCACCTGTCTCAGCGTTCCCGAAGGCACTCCCGTATCTCTACAGGATTCGCTGGATGTCAAGAGTAGGTAAGGTTCTTCGCGTTGCATCGAATTAAACCACATGCTCCACCGCTTGTGCGGGCCCCCGTCAATTCATTTGAGTTTTAACCTTGCGGCCGTACTCCCCAGGCGGTCGATTTAACGCGTTAGCTTCGGAAGCCACGCCTCAAGGGCACAACCTCCAAATCGACATCGTTTACAGCGTGGACTACCAGGGTATCTAATCCTGTTTGCTCCCCACGCTTTCGCACCTGAGCGTCAGTCTTCGTCCAGGAGGCCGCCTTCGCCACCGGTATTCCTCCAGATCTCTACGCATTTCACCGCTACACCTGGAATTCTACCTCCCTCTACGAGACTCTAGCTTGCCAGTCTTGGATTCAGTTCCCAGGTTAAGCCCGGGGATTTCACATCCAACTTAACAAACCGCCTGCGTGCGCTTTACGCCCAGTAATTCCGATTAACGCTTGCACCCTCCGTATTACCGCGGCTGCTGGCACGGAGTTAGCCGGTGCTTCTTCTGTAGGTAACGTCAATTGCACGTGCTATTAACACGCACACCTTCCTCCCTACTGAAAGTACTTTACAACCCGAAGGCCTTCTTCATACACGCGGCATGGCTGCATCAGGCTTGCGCCCATTGTGCAATATTCCCCACTGCTGCCTCCCGTAGGAGTCTGGACCGTGTCTCAGTTCCAGTGTGGCTGGTCATCCTCTCAGACCAGCTAGGGATCGTCGCCTAGGTGAGCCATTACCTCACCTACTAGCTAATCCCATCTGGGTTCATCTGATGGCATGAGGCCCGAAGGTCCCCCACTTTGGTCTTGCGACGTTATGCGGTATTAGCTACCGTTTCCAGTAGTTATCCCCCTCCATCAGGCAGATCCCCAGACATTACTCACCCGTCCGCCGCTCGTCAGCGGAGAAAGCAAGCTTTCTCCCTGCTACCGCTCGACTTGCATGTGTTAAGCCTGCCGCCAGCGTTCAATCTGAGCCATGATCAAACTCTTCAATTAAAAGCTTGATGCTCAAAGAAATTAAACTGTTTATTCGTAATGAATTAACTGCTGTCACTCTTCAAGACTTTAAATATTTTGGCATTCCGAGGAATGCTTAATACGAATCTTGCGAGTGCCCACACAGATTGTCTGATAATTTGTTAAAGAGCATCGCCGCGAGAACTCGTTAAGTTGTCGTCGGCGTGGGCTGCGTATATTACGCTTTTCGCCCGCAGAGTCAAGCATTTATTTTTGCTTTCTCTGCCTGACTGGGCGACGTTGTTGTCGTTGTTCCCGGTCAGTGGTGGCGCATTATAGGGACTTCTCGCGAGGTGACAAGTCTTAATTTTAAAAAAATGTGCGACTGTCTTCATTTTCACCAATCAGCACAAAAAAGCATAAGCCGTGGCCTATTTTTATCCAACAATGCAGCGTAGCCCCCCTTTTGTAGGATAAAATGAACAAGAGTATCTATTGATATACGTATCCGATTAGGACTGATTAGCCATGCAACTTAATGCTCAACAACAAGCCGCCCAGCGCAATCTCTCCTATCTTCTCGCCGAGAAGATAGGCCAGCGGATCCTGTCCGGCGAATATCAGGCCGGCAGCATACTACCGGGTGAACTCGAACTGGGAGAGATCTATGGCGTCAGCCGGACAGCGGTGCGTGAAGCAGTCAAAATGCTGGCCGCTAAAGGAATGCTGCTCCCTCGCCCTCGCATCGGCACGCGCGTGATGCCGAGTAACAGTTGGAACTTCCTCGATCAGGAATTGTTGACCTGGTGGCTTACCCGCGAAAACTTCGAACACGTTAAAGAGCACTTCCTAGTACTGCGTAATGCACTTGAGCCACAAGCCTGCCTGCTGACGGCGATGCATGCCAGCGGTACTCAGAAAGCCGCCATTAATGATTTAATGCGAGAGATGCGTGAACTGAATAGCCATTTTGATCGCGAACGCTGGATCCGGGTCGATGTACAATTCCACCAGCAGATCTATCAAGCGAGCGCCAACCCGTTCCTAACGTCGTTCTCGAACTTGTTTAACTCGGTCTATCAGAGCTACTTCCGTTCGGTAACCGGTAATGAGGTCGTTAAGCTAGAGCAACACCAGGCGATCGTCGATGCCATCCTGGCCAGCGATGCACAGGGTGCCTATACGGCCTGTCAGGATCTATTGGGGATAGACGGAGCCTAAACACACGACGGAAAACCTATGACCAAGACCGCCCGGAGTATGGCCGGCCTGCCCTGGATTGCGGCAATGGCTTTTTTCATGCAGGCGCTGGATGCCACCATCCTGAATACCGCGCTGCCCGCCATCGCCCGTAGTCTGGAGCGCTCCCCGCTGGTAATGCAATCCGCCATTATTAGCTATACTCTGACGGTCGCCATGTTAATCCCAATCAGCGGCTGGATAGCCGACCGTTTGGGCACGCGGCGTGTCTTTATCGCCGCCGTCTCGCTGTTCTCCTTCGGCTCGTTGCTCTGCGCCCTCTCCGGCTCGTTGGAGATGCTGGTTGCATCCCGCATCCTGCAAGGCGTCGGGGGTGCAATGATGATGCCAGTAGCGCGTTTAGCTTTACTCCGCGCCTACCCACGCGATGAACTGCTGCCGGTGCTCAACTTCATCAGCCTACCGGGGTTGGTCGGCCCGGTTCTCGGTCCGCTGCTCGGCGGTTGGTTAGTCACCTATGCCACCTGGCACTGGATTTTCTTGATCAACCTCCCGATCGGTATCATCGGTATTCTCTACGCGCTGCGTTATATGCCCGATTTCACGGCACCAACGCGCGGCTTCGATATACGTGGCTTTATCTTGTTTGGCCTCGGCTTGGTCCTTTTATCGTGTGGTATGGAGCTCTTCGGTGAACGTGTCCTGCCTCAGCTCTATGCCTGGGGAGGTGTCGCGGCGGGCTTAGCCTCACTGCTACTCTATATTATCCATGCCCAGCGCCATCCCCACCCCTTGATCGCCCTGCCACTGTTCCGTACCCATACGTTTTCGGTCGGTATCCTCGGCAATATCGCCTCTCGACTGGGCACCGGTTGCATCCCATTCTTGATGCCGTTAATGCTACAAGTCGGTTTCGGTTATAGTGCGATCATCGCCGGATGCATGATGGCCCCGACGGCACTCGGATCGATGCTGGGTAAATCATTGGTCACGGGGGTTCTTCACCGTCTGGGATACCGGAATACGCTGGTTGGCGTCACGTTGGTTATCGGGCTAATGATCGCCCTGTTTGCGCTCCAGACGGCCGACCGCCCACTGTGGCAATTAATCCTACCGCTATTCCTGTTAGGTATGTTTATGTCGACCCAGTTTACTGCGATGAACACTATCACCCTGGGCGATTTAGATGACCACAACGCCAGCTCCGGTAACAGCGTACTCGCCGTCACACAACAACTCTCCATCAGTTTCGGCGTTGCGGTCAGTGCCGCGGTACTCCGCTTCTATGACACCCAGGTGAGTGGTTCACTGGTCGATCACTTCCACTATACTTTCATCACCATGGGTGGCGTGACACTACTATCAGCGGGGGTCTTCGTGTTACTCCGTCGTACCGATGGCGATCATCTCCTCAAGGGGCGTCGTGTCATGCCGCAAGCGAGCAAGCCTTCTCAACACTGACAAATACCGACAGAGCCGCGAGCGACCAGTTGAGGCGTCAGAACCAAGGTTTGTGGCTCCATCGTAGGATGGCGTAAGCGATACACCAAGGTGTCGACAGCCAACTCACCAAGCTCATCCTTAGGCTGATGGATAGTAGTCAGCGGCGGCGCCATATAACGCGCCAGTTCGATGTCGTCATAGCCGACGACGGCAATGTCTTCACCCACGCGTAACCCCGCCTCAAATAGCACCTGATAGACGCCGACAGCCATGGCATCATTACCGGTAAATAACGCATGAGGCGGTTGTGCTAAGGCCAATAATTGCCGCATAGCCTGAACGCCACCGGCAAACTCGAAATCGCCAAACAGGATATACGATTCAGGAACAGGCAGGCCAGCCTGTGCCATTTCATGCAGGAAGCCCTCCAATCGCTGGCGCGATGGTGTCTTATCCTTAGGCCCTGCCAGACAGGCGATTCGAGTATATCCCCGCTCAATCAGATGGCGTGTCGCGATCTGGCCACCGAGGAAGGAGTTATCTTGAATGACATCGTTTGGTCCATCGAATAGCGCCCAATCCATCATTACCGTCGGCATCGCCGGGTAACGGGCGATCATCTCCTGTGGGGGGCGGAAATTCTCGGTACACATCATCAACAGACCATCGACCCGCTTCTGTAATAATGTCTCCATGCTCTGGCTCATCCGCGCCGGATCGCCTTCGGTGTTACACAGGATCAGGCTGTAGCCGCGCTCATAACAACTACGCTCGACACCACGGACGACCTCAGCAAAGAAGGGGTTGTTGCTGGTCGTCACTAACATACCGATGGTGTGGGTTTGGTTCATCTTCAGGCTGCGCGCCAGCGCTGAAGGGGCATAATTCAGTTGCTGTACCGCCGCCTGCACCCGCTGACGTACACTCTCACTCACGAAGCGATTGTTATTGATCACATGGGATACGGTCGAGGTGGAGACGCCCGCTAAGCGAGCGACATCCTTCATAGTTGCCACGTACGCTTACTCCTGATGGGCCTGCAAGAATGCATCGATCTCCCTGCGCCAGGGTACGGAGGGTTGCGCGCCTTCACGCGTCACCGCGATAGCGGCGGCCGCATGCGCGAAGCGTACTGCGTCAGATAAGGGATTCCCCTCCAACAAGGCGGTCAACAACGCACCATTAAAGGTATCGCCAGCGGCGATGGTATCGATAGCCTCTACCCGGAAGCCGGGAATAATGCCCCCTAGCCCCTCCTGACTGACCCACACGCCACGACTGCCGAGGGTAATCATCACGGTAGCGATCCCCTTACCATGCAATACTGCGGCGGCCTGGCGGGCACTCTCATCATCGTGCACTTGAATGCCGGTCAGACATTCTGCCTCGGTTTCATTAGGCGTGATCACATCGATATGATGTAACAACGCCTCTGGGAGCTCCCGCGCCGGGGCCGGGTTGAGGATCACCTTGGTGTTATGGGCTCGCGCCAGCTTCGCCGCCGCCAATACCGTCTCGATGGGGGATTCCAACTGCATCAGTAAGGCGTCTGCCTGCGTCACCAACGCCTGATAGCGCGCCAGATACTGCGGCGTCAGGGCCGCGTTAGCACCCGCATGGATGCCAATAACATTCTCACCGTCCTGGTTAACAAAGATCAGCGCCACGCCGGTGCTCTCTCCCGCCACGGCCTCAACGGCAGCGATATTCACGCCATCGCTGACCAACTGGCTGCGGATCCGTTCACCGATATCATCGGCGCCCACACAGGCAATGAAGGCGACATCGGCACCGCTACGTCCGGCAGCAACCGCCTGGTTGGCTCCCTTACCACCGAATGCTACTTGATACCCCTTGCCTGTTAGGGTCTCCCCCGGGCGGGGAAAGTGTTCAACCTTAAGGATATGATCAGCATTGATGCTGCCTAATACGACCAGTTTGCCTGTTTGCATACTCTGTATTCCTACTTATCTACCGCCGCCGCTTCACCGACGGCGGTACTGCCCAGATCTTATCCGCGGCGTATTACTTGGTCACCAGCTTCAGCTCAACGGGAATATTAGCCGGGACTTTCTCCCCTTTGATCACCTTATCGGCGGTTTCTACGCCAATGACGCCGATCTGCTCCGGCTGCTGTGCCACCGTGGCACCCAGCTTACCACTCTGTACCGCTTTTTCGCCGTCTTGCGTGCCATCGAAGCCGACGACCAAGACATCGTTACGCCCTGCCGTTTGCAAAGCACGCAGGGCGCCCAAGGCCATCTCATCGTTCTGCGCGAAGACGGCCTGTACCTGCGGGTGAGCGGTAAGCAAATTCTGCATGACGTTCAATCCTTTGGTACGATCGAAGTCGGCTGGCTGACTGGCCAAGACGTCAAACTTATGGGCAGCGACAGCCTGCTTAAAGCCCTCGCCCCGCTCACGTGCTGCGGAGGTTCCCGCGATCCCTTCCAACTGGATCACCTTAGCGCCGGCCCCCAGTTTCTGGGCGATAAAATCACCAGCCAGCTTACCGCCCGCGACGTTGTCGGAGGCGATATGACTAACGACCTGACCTTGACTGGCAGCACGGTCCAAGGTGATCACCGGAATGTTGGCCTGATTCGCCATTTTTACCGCATTACCGACCGCATCGGAATCGGTCGGGTTAATCAACATCAGTTTCGCGCCGCGCACCGTCAAGTCCTGCACGTTCGCCAACTCTTTAGCCGGATTATTCTGGGAGTCTAAGACCACTAGCTTGTAGCCCAGTTTATTCGCTTCCTTCTGTGCCCCATCTTTCATCGAAACAAAGAAGGGGTTATTCAGGGTAGATACCACCAAGGCGATCGTATCCTGCGCCAGGGCGTTAGCACTGAGAGAGGCGCTCAGCGCCGCGGCAGAGATCAGGGTTGCCAGTTTTTTCATGTTCATCTCATCGATTCCTGTAGGTAAGGTTATTTATTGCTTTTGTTGTCTACCAAAACCGCCAACAGAATCACCGCAGCCTTGACGATCATTTGGTAGTAGGAGGAGACACCGAGTAAGTTTAATCCGTTATTCAAGAAGCCCAAGATCAAGGCACCGATCAGTGTTCCCATGATCCGCCCCTTGCCACCCGCTAAGCTAGTTCCACCCAACACCACTGCCGCGATGGCATCCAGCTCATAACCAGTCCCGGCGGTCGGCTGTGCCGAGGAGAGACGAGCCACTTCAATCACGCCAGCCAAGGCCGATAACAGGCCGCATAAGGCATAAACCACAATCTTGACGCGATCGACATTGATACCCGATAAACGGGTCGCGGCTTCATTTCCCCCCAGCGCGTAGATATAACGCCCTAAACGCGTGTGGTGCAGCATGTACCAAGCCAGCGCAAATACGATAATCATCAGCCAGATCGGCGTCGGCATCCCCAATGGACGACCGATACCGAACCAACCAAAGAGGTCCGCCTGCGCCGAGAAACCAGTATTGACCGGGCTTCCATCGGTATACACCATGGTGACCCCGCGCAGCAGTAGCATCATCACCAGGGTCGCGATAAAGGCTTGCACCTTCCCTTTCGCCACAATGATACCGGTACACCCACCGATCGCCGCCCCCAACGCCAGCGCCGCACCGACGGCCAGTAACGCATTGACATCCAAACCGACGATGGACGCCGCCACCGCACCGGTCAAGGCCAACAACGAACCAACGGATAGATCGATGCCAGAGGTCAGGATCACGAGCGTCATACCAACGGCCATGATGGCATTGACGGAGGTCTGTTGCAGAATGTTGAACAGGTTATTCAAGGTGAAAAAATTGGGGCTCATGGAGGAGACCACCGCGATCAGCACCAATAAGGCGATCAGCGACTTCTGCTCCACCAGCCAGGTTTTGAGCCGGGCTTTGCTGAATCCGCCCTGATTGACTGAGACTTGGTTATTCATCGGGGATTACTCCTGCTTAACGCCGTATTGCTTGCCGACGGCGGCCGCCATCAGCACTTCTTGTGTTGCCTGTTCGATCGGGAACTCCCCGCTCAGATGCCCTTCATGCATCACCAGGATACGATCACTCATTCCCAGTACTTCAGGCATCTCCGAGGAGACCAGGATGATGCTCAAACCATCCGCCTTAAACTGGTTAATTAGCTGATAGATCTCTTTTTTTGCACCGACATCGACG contains the following coding sequences:
- a CDS encoding FadR/GntR family transcriptional regulator, which produces MQLNAQQQAAQRNLSYLLAEKIGQRILSGEYQAGSILPGELELGEIYGVSRTAVREAVKMLAAKGMLLPRPRIGTRVMPSNSWNFLDQELLTWWLTRENFEHVKEHFLVLRNALEPQACLLTAMHASGTQKAAINDLMREMRELNSHFDRERWIRVDVQFHQQIYQASANPFLTSFSNLFNSVYQSYFRSVTGNEVVKLEQHQAIVDAILASDAQGAYTACQDLLGIDGA
- the mdtD gene encoding multidrug transporter subunit MdtD, with the translated sequence MTKTARSMAGLPWIAAMAFFMQALDATILNTALPAIARSLERSPLVMQSAIISYTLTVAMLIPISGWIADRLGTRRVFIAAVSLFSFGSLLCALSGSLEMLVASRILQGVGGAMMMPVARLALLRAYPRDELLPVLNFISLPGLVGPVLGPLLGGWLVTYATWHWIFLINLPIGIIGILYALRYMPDFTAPTRGFDIRGFILFGLGLVLLSCGMELFGERVLPQLYAWGGVAAGLASLLLYIIHAQRHPHPLIALPLFRTHTFSVGILGNIASRLGTGCIPFLMPLMLQVGFGYSAIIAGCMMAPTALGSMLGKSLVTGVLHRLGYRNTLVGVTLVIGLMIALFALQTADRPLWQLILPLFLLGMFMSTQFTAMNTITLGDLDDHNASSGNSVLAVTQQLSISFGVAVSAAVLRFYDTQVSGSLVDHFHYTFITMGGVTLLSAGVFVLLRRTDGDHLLKGRRVMPQASKPSQH
- the rbsR gene encoding ribose operon transcriptional repressor RbsR, whose amino-acid sequence is MATMKDVARLAGVSTSTVSHVINNNRFVSESVRQRVQAAVQQLNYAPSALARSLKMNQTHTIGMLVTTSNNPFFAEVVRGVERSCYERGYSLILCNTEGDPARMSQSMETLLQKRVDGLLMMCTENFRPPQEMIARYPAMPTVMMDWALFDGPNDVIQDNSFLGGQIATRHLIERGYTRIACLAGPKDKTPSRQRLEGFLHEMAQAGLPVPESYILFGDFEFAGGVQAMRQLLALAQPPHALFTGNDAMAVGVYQVLFEAGLRVGEDIAVVGYDDIELARYMAPPLTTIHQPKDELGELAVDTLVYRLRHPTMEPQTLVLTPQLVARGSVGICQC
- the rbsK gene encoding ribokinase, which gives rise to MQTGKLVVLGSINADHILKVEHFPRPGETLTGKGYQVAFGGKGANQAVAAGRSGADVAFIACVGADDIGERIRSQLVSDGVNIAAVEAVAGESTGVALIFVNQDGENVIGIHAGANAALTPQYLARYQALVTQADALLMQLESPIETVLAAAKLARAHNTKVILNPAPARELPEALLHHIDVITPNETEAECLTGIQVHDDESARQAAAVLHGKGIATVMITLGSRGVWVSQEGLGGIIPGFRVEAIDTIAAGDTFNGALLTALLEGNPLSDAVRFAHAAAAIAVTREGAQPSVPWRREIDAFLQAHQE
- the rbsB gene encoding ribose ABC transporter substrate-binding protein RbsB, whose product is MNMKKLATLISAAALSASLSANALAQDTIALVVSTLNNPFFVSMKDGAQKEANKLGYKLVVLDSQNNPAKELANVQDLTVRGAKLMLINPTDSDAVGNAVKMANQANIPVITLDRAASQGQVVSHIASDNVAGGKLAGDFIAQKLGAGAKVIQLEGIAGTSAARERGEGFKQAVAAHKFDVLASQPADFDRTKGLNVMQNLLTAHPQVQAVFAQNDEMALGALRALQTAGRNDVLVVGFDGTQDGEKAVQSGKLGATVAQQPEQIGVIGVETADKVIKGEKVPANIPVELKLVTK
- the rbsC gene encoding ribose ABC transporter permease, producing the protein MNNQVSVNQGGFSKARLKTWLVEQKSLIALLVLIAVVSSMSPNFFTLNNLFNILQQTSVNAIMAVGMTLVILTSGIDLSVGSLLALTGAVAASIVGLDVNALLAVGAALALGAAIGGCTGIIVAKGKVQAFIATLVMMLLLRGVTMVYTDGSPVNTGFSAQADLFGWFGIGRPLGMPTPIWLMIIVFALAWYMLHHTRLGRYIYALGGNEAATRLSGINVDRVKIVVYALCGLLSALAGVIEVARLSSAQPTAGTGYELDAIAAVVLGGTSLAGGKGRIMGTLIGALILGFLNNGLNLLGVSSYYQMIVKAAVILLAVLVDNKSNK